Proteins encoded in a region of the Quercus lobata isolate SW786 chromosome 8, ValleyOak3.0 Primary Assembly, whole genome shotgun sequence genome:
- the LOC115956576 gene encoding uncharacterized protein LOC115956576, translated as MAPLLSPSVEGEELYLYLAVTPHAVSSALIREEDKVQRPVYYTSKALKGAEGRYPQMEKLAFALITASRKLRHYFQAHVINVMTDHPLKKAMNRPEAAGRLIQWAVELSEFDIRYLPRHAIKAQALADFIAEFTPSHNETEDSKRWIVHVDGSSTRHAGGIGVVLQSPEGDKLKHKVRLQYQATNNEVEYEALLKGLELAKSVEAKSICVMGDSQLIMGQVNGTYEAKEERMKKYLGRVMRLVKRFEKADFVQIPREENVEADTIAKEASADESLEKSDEVQYVPSIDAQEVQQVDNKENWMTPIISYLKDGQLPEEKDEARKVRVRSARYVLMNGVLYKRGFSQPYLRCLAPDEANYVLREVHEGACVPAIQQRPQATIGIPHPNGGTVALRTMGTGHFGSLPFGSKADEVSSGGHRLLHQMGGGRTVGKYHATECEKLRVEEHRMQIWSAEGIGV; from the exons ATGGCACCGCTGCTGAGTCCATCAGTGGAAGGAGAGGAACTATATTTGTACCTAGCAGTAACCCCGCACGCCGTGAGCTCGGCATTGATAAGAGAGGAGGATAAAGTGCAAAGACCTGTGTACTATACAAGCAAGGCATTGAAAGGAGCGGAAGGACGGTATCCGCAAATGGAGAAGTTGGCCTTCGCACTAATCACAGCATCACGGAAGCTgaggcattatttccaagcacatgtcATTAATGTTATGACAGATCATCCTCTTAAAAAGGCAATGAATAGGCCGGAAGCTGCAGGACGATTAATCCAGTGGGCTGTGGAGCTAAGTGAGTTCGATATCAGGTATCTACCAAGGCATGCCATTAAagctcaagccctagcagattttATTGCGGAGTTTACCCCAAGTCATAACGAAACAGAGGACAGTAAGAGATGGATCGTTCATGTGGATGGTTCGTCCACACGGCATGCAGGAGGAATTGGTGTGGTCCTGCAGTCCCCAGAGGGAGATAAACTGAAACATAAAGTCCGTCTACAGTACCAAGCGACAAACAATGAAGTCGAATATGAAGCCCTCctcaaagggctagaattggcAAAGTCCGTGGAAGCAAAGTCCATATGTGTCATGGGGGATTCCCAACTGATCATGGGGCAAGTGAATGGGACGTATGAGGCGAAGGAAGAACGAATGAAGAAGTATCTTGGTAGGGTGATGCGCCTTGTGAAAAGGTTTGAAAAAGCTGacttcgttcaaatcccaagggaggagaacgtGGAAGCTGATACTATAGCTAAGGAGGCCTCAGCAGACGAATCATTAGAGAAGTCAGACGAAGTTCAATATGTGCCAAGTATAGATGCCCAGGAAGTACAGCAGGTTGATAAcaaagaaaattggatgactccCATTATATCCTATTTGAAAGACGGACAACTACCAGAAGAAAAGGACGAGGCCAGAAAGGTGAGGGTGAGGTCAGCTAGATACGTCCTTATGAATGGAGTtctatacaagagaggtttctctcAACCTTACCTTAGATGTTTAGCTCCGGACGAAGCAAACTACGTGCtgagagaagttcatgaaggggcATGTG TGCCAGCGATTCAGCAACGTCCCCAGGCAACCATCGGAATACCTCACCCCAATGGTGGCACCGTGGcccttcgcacaatggggactggacattTTGGGTCCCTTCCCTTTGGGAGTAAGGCAGATGAAGTTTCTAGTGGTGGGcatcgattacttcaccaaatgggtggaggcagaACCGTTGGCAAATATCACGCAACAGAATGTGAAAAActtcgtgtggaagaacatcGTATGCAGATTTGGAGTGCCGAAGGTATTGGTGTCTGA
- the LOC115956577 gene encoding uncharacterized protein LOC115956577, which yields MGLKEFEHSGVHDLFKAMSKFIAASRQATELDKTRVLLETRIQQVNAECKKWAGVAEKAKDEVKERNKLIEELRTDAVEKDTRIDHLQKMNDELNARLSKAKEDAVAEFKSSKEYTDTLDRNYAAGFEDFRMDAIENFPEVDFNAIKLNLAAATSSLLQTGSDDVNVEDDASTQPQDAPVVNAPPS from the exons ATGGGTTTAAAGGAATTTGAACATTCAGGCGTCCATGACCTCTTCAAG GCCATGTCCAAGTTTATAGCAGCGTCTAGACAGGCAACAGAGCTGGACAAGACGAGAGTCTTGTTGGAGACGAGGATTCAGCAGGTGAATGCTGAGTGTAAAAAATGGGCTGGGGTTGCTGAAAAAGCTAAGGACGAGGTCAAGGAACGTAACAAGCTGATTGAGGAGCTAAGGACGGATGCAGTGGAGAAGGATACGCGCATTGATCATTTGCAGAAGATGAATGATGAATTGAATGCTCGTCTCTCCAAGGCAAAAGAGGACGCTGTGGCTGAGTTCAAGTCGTCCAAAGAATATACAGACACTTTGGATCGCAATTATGCAGCTGGTTTTGAAGATTTCAGAATGGACGCTATTGAGAACTTCCCTGAAGttgattttaatgcaatcaAGCTTAACCTTGCTGCTGCCACAAGCTCTCTTCTCCAGACTGGCTCTGATGACGTCAACGTGGAAGACGATGCTAGTACCCAGCCTCAGGACGCACCAGTTGTGAATGCTCCCCCTTCTTAG
- the LOC115956578 gene encoding uncharacterized protein LOC115956578, which yields MSAASSSTDSLNKAIDEYCEDTSERSNSSSASDESGGSTDENYSSGAPGLPIEVVQEQLRRASGSQAGSPSNPTDEVETVFSCAVGVHSKTDEQRLNSLKSWYQIPDEFNPRLPVRGEWCCEPRFGIGVYESYFLGGLRFPLNAFDRELLVKLGLGVCQFNPNAWRLIISMQILWREVFGGDRPLTVDEFLYCYKPSAISQSEGFYQFTARGNDCRLIKSLASSDRKWKTEFIFVSGFWAGNPVDVGRDPFPPYTGELGNLRPEAAKRPSLSKFHRDRVHRARLHTDRSFRSLVTLRRLAKWGLGPEPSDEAIAHEVTVRKRMSTMKENRGKEIAGEGKRPEGQAQDRPEGQTRPTAGDKRKFLPKNIDLEGLPSRRDKRVKSGSSKVVKSKPPQSQPAVQIVDVDSSTPVESTPSKTPPRTPLAKSTTPGSSQWLSRTKI from the exons ATGTCCGCTGCCTCCTCGTCTACTGATAGCCTTAATAAGGCCATAGACGAGTACTGTGAGGATACTAGTGAGAGGTCTAACTCTAGCAGTGCTAGTGATGAGAGTGGAGGAAGCACGGACGAGAACTACTCTTCTGGGGCCCCTGGGCTCCCTATTGAGGTCGTCCAAGAACAGCTTAGGAGAGCTTCTGGCTCTCAAGCTGGTTCTCCGTCCAATCCTACGGACGAGGTAGAAACCGTCTTCAGCTGCGCTGTAGGCGTCCATTCTAAGACGGACGAACAGAGGTTAAATAGCCTTAAATCCTGGTATCAAATCCCAGACGAGTTTAACCCTAGGCTGCCCGTCCGTGGAGAGTGGTGTTGTGAGCCCCGTTTTGGTATAGGCGTCTATGAATCTTACTTTTTaggtggccttaggtttcctttaaatgcCTTCGATAGAGAGTTATTAGTTAAGTTAGGTTTAGGtgtttgtcaattcaatcctaacgCATGGAGACTAATTatctccatgcaaattttgtggagggaagtttttggtggggaccgtcctcttacagtggacgagttcctttattgttataaaccttCTGCCATAAGTCAATCTGAAGGTTTTTATCAGTTTACTGCTAGAGGGAATGATTGTAGGTTGATCAAGTCCCTAGCTTCGTCTGATAGGAAATGGAAGACGGAGTTCATTTTCGTTTCAGGCTTCTGGGCAGGGAACCCTGTGGACGTTGGCAGGGATCCCTTTCCCCCTTACACTGGGGAACTAGGGAACCTTCGTCCAGAAG CTGCCAAACGTCCGTCCCTGAGTAAATTCCATCGTGACCGCGTCCATAGAGCTCGTCTACATACAGACAGGAGCTTTCGTTCTCTTGTCACGCTAAGACGCTTAGCCAAGTGGGGTTTAGGTCCTGAGCCTTCAGACGAAGCTATCGCCCACGAAGTTACTGTGCGAAAAA gaatgtcaacaatgaaagagaaTAGAGGGAAGGAGATTGCAGGAGAGGGGAAACGTCCTGAGGGTCAAGCCCAAGATCGTCCTGAGGGTCAGACTCGTCCAACGGCTGGGGACAAAAGGAAGTTCTTGCCAAAAAATATTGACTTGGAAGGGCTCCCCAGTCGTAGGGACAAAAGGGTCAAGTCAGGCTCGTCCAAGGTGGTCAAGTCCAAACCTCCCCAGTCCCAGCCTGCCGTCCAGATAGTTGATGTGGACTCGTCCACTCCAGTGGAGTCCACGCCGTCCAAGACTCCACCCAGAACTCCTTTGGCCAAGTCTACCACGCCTGGCTCGTCCCA ATGGCTGTCAAGGACGAAGATATAA
- the LOC115955341 gene encoding F-box/FBD/LRR-repeat protein At3g52680-like encodes MAESKTKSQKLSPKKDTWVDRISDLPESLICHILSFLPIQEVVATSILSSRWQHLWTLFSRLDLDSKTIGDSLSCGQGQCKPFSFGHIVSTLLTLHRAPYLRTLRLKCFLCRKCSRLDKWIGNVVERNLEELDLQIYGDYLFWKLPQSIFSCKTLVVLNLNGAIVLDPPPSFQFPSLKILRLVQIVYRPDSVFRLLSGCPVLEDLSFQRQALKAVFKHKICASTLKRLSITFGQHDFDGSDFGSLDYKLEINAPALEYFKFEGHLRDIVFLHKLDSLVQADVYISSFEAHTFGVGWEDDRHRNECCADRVFNFLAALYNVKLLSFSSSRLKCLSYGSACLSQFQNLVQLDFKVYAWTWHMLQALLQNAPNLEVLFVTHKSRGYLKHNVCWKEPPDDPNNLTSCLTSFCYKGFGFEHVLEFVKYILKEARVLKKATIHVRGHDRKLKESIVKKISRFPRCSMTCLLTVN; translated from the exons ATGGCCGAATCGAAGACAAAATCCCAGAAACTGTCTCCCAAAAAAGACACCTGGGTCGATAGGATCAGCGATCTACCAGAATCTCTTATTTGCCACATCCTTTCATTTCTTCCAATCCAAGAGGTAGTTGCCACAAGCATTTTGTCGAGCAGATGGCAACACCTTTGGACTCTCTTCTCGAGACTCGACCTCGACAGTAAAACAATCGGCGATTCATTGTCATGCGGCCAAGGTCAGTGCAAACCCTTCAGCTTTGGACACATTGTGTCCACACTTTTGACTCTACACAGAGCACCTTACCTACGAACTCTTCGCCTCAAATGCTTCTTGTGTCGTAAATGTTCTCGTCTTGATAAATGGATTGGCAATGTCGTTGAGCGTAATTTGGAAGAACTTGATCTCCAGATTTATGGTGATTATTTGTTTTGGAAATTGCCTCAGAGCATTTTCTCTTGCAAGACGTTAGtagttttgaatttaaatggCGCAATTGTGCTTGATCCTCCCCCATCATTTCAATTCCCAAGCCTAAAGATACTCCGTCTTGTACAAATTGTTTATAGACCTGACTCTGTTTTTAGGCTCCTCTCTGGCTGCCCGGTTCTCGAAGATTTGTCATTTCAAAGACAAGCTTTGAAGGCTGTGTTCAAACATAAAATATGTGCTTCTACTTTGAAACGTTTAAGTATAACTTTTGGCCAACATGACTTCGATGGATCTGATTTCGGTTCTCTTGATTACAAACTGGAGATAAATGCCCCAGCTCTGGAGTACTTTAAGTTTGAAGGTCATCTGCGTGACATCGTTTTCCTTCACAAACTAGACAGCTTAGTTCAGGCTGATGTTTATATTAGTAGTTTTGAGGCTCATACATTTGGGGTAGGTTGGGAAGATGATAGACATCGCAATGAATGTTGTGCAGATAGGGTATTCAACTTTCTTGCCGCACTCTATAACGTCAAACTCCTGTCATTTTCCTCTAGTAGATTAAAG TGTCTCAGCTATGGTTCTGCTTGCCTTTCCCAGTTCCAAAATTTGGTCCAATTGGACTTCAAAGTGTATGCTTGGACATGGCACATGCTACAAGCCTTGCTCCAAAATGCTCCTAATCTAGAAGTTCTTTTTGTTACTCATAAG AGTCGTGGTTACCTTAAACACAATGTATGCTGGAAGGAGCCACCAGATGATCCTAATAATTTGACATCTTGCCTTACTAGTTTCTGTTATAAAGGATTTGGTTTCGAACATGTACtggaatttgtaaaatatattctaaaggAGGCAAGAGTGTTGAAGAAAGCAACAATTCATGTTCGTGGTCATGATAGAAAGTTAAAGGAAAGCATTGTCAAGAAAATATCTAGGTTCCCAAGGTGCTCAATGACATGTCTTCTTACAGTCAATTGA
- the LOC115956579 gene encoding FBD-associated F-box protein At1g66310-like produces the protein MGIGKTLRGGVVDAKLRLFDGRIEEKSQKRSPKKDTWVDRISDLPESLICHILSFLRIQEVVATSILSSRWQHLWTLFSRLDLDSKTIGDSLSCGQGQCKPFSFGHIVSTLLTLHRAPYLRTLRLKFFLCRKCSRLDKWIGNVVERNLEELDLQIYGDYLFWKLPQSIFSCKTLVVLNLYGAIVLDPPPSFQFPILKILRLVHIVYRPDSVFRLLSGCPVLEDLSFQRQALKAVFKHKICASTLKRLSITFGQHDFDGSAFGSLDYKLEINAPALECFKFEGNLRDIVFLHKLDSLVQADVYISSFEAPRFGIDWHWDWEDDRHRDKCCADRVFNFLAALYNVKLLSFSSSSLQCLSYGSACLSQFQNLVQLDFKVNAWTWHMLQALLQNAPNLEVLFVTHKSRGYLKHNVCWKEPSDDPNNLTSCLTSFWYKGFGFKHELEFVKYILKEARVLKKATIHVRDGKLKGSIVKKISRFPRCSMTCLLTVN, from the exons ATGGGAATCGGGAAGACCTTGCgtggtggtgttgttgatgCCA AATTGAGACTCTTTGATGGCCGAATCGAAGAAAAATCCCAGAAACGGTCTCCCAAAAAAGACACATGGGTCGATAGGATCAGCGATCTACCAGAATCTCTTATTTGCCACATCCTTTCATTTCTTCGAATCCAAGAGGTAGTAGCGACAAGCATTTTGTCAAGCAGATGGCAACACCTTTGGACTCTCTTCTCGAGACTCGACCTCGACAGTAAAACAATCGGCGATTCATTGTCATGCGGCCAAGGTCAGTGCAAACCCTTCAGCTTTGGACACATTGTGTCCACACTTTTGACTCTACACAGAGCACCTTACCTACGAACTCTTCGCCTCAAATTCTTCTTGTGTCGTAAATGTTCTCGTCTTGATAAATGGATTGGCAATGTCGTTGAGCGTAATTTGGAAGAACTTGATCTCCAGATTTATGGTGATTATTTGTTTTGGAAATTGCCTCAGAGCATTTTCTCTTGCAAGACGTTAGTAGTTTTGAATTTATATGGCGCAATTGTGCTTGATCCTCCTCCATCATTTCAATTCCCAATCCTAAAGATACTCCGTCTTGTACACATTGTTTATAGACCTGACTCTGTTTTTAGGCTCCTCTCTGGCTGCCCGGTTCTCGAAGATTTGTCATTTCAAAGACAAGCTTTGAAGGCTGTGTTCAAACATAAAATATGTGCTTCTACTTTGAAACGTTTAAGTATAACTTTTGGCCAACATGACTTCGATGGATCTGCTTTTGGTTCTCTTGATTACAAACTGGAGATAAACGCCCCAGCTCTGGAGTGCTTTAAGTTTGAAGGCAATCTGCGTGACATCGTTTTCCTTCACAAACTAGACAGCTTAGTTCAGGCTGATGTTTATATTAGTAGTTTTGAGGCTCCTAGATTTGGGATAGATTGGCATTGGGATTGGGAAGATGATAGACATCGTGATAAATGTTGTGCAGATAGGGTATTCAACTTTCTTGCCGCACTCTATAACGTCAAACTCCTGTCATTTTCCTCTAGTAGCTTACAG TGTCTCAGCTATGGTTCTGCTTGCCTTTCCCAGTTCCAAAATTTGGTCCAATTGGACTTCAAAGTTAATGCTTGGACATGGCACATGCTACAAGCCTTGCTCCAAAATGCTCCTAATCTAGAAGTTCTTTTTGTTACTCATAAG AGTCGTGGTTACCTTAAACACAATGTATGCTGGAAGGAGCCATCAGATGATCCTAATAATTTGACATCTTGCCTTACTAGTTTCTGGTATAAAGGATTTGGTTTCAAACATGAACtggaatttgtaaaatatattctaaaggAGGCAAGAGTGTTGAAGAAAGCAACAATTCATGTTCGTGATGGAAAGTTAAAGGGAAGCATTGTCAAGAAAATATCTAGGTTCCCAAGGTGCTCAATGACATGTCTTCTTACAGTCAATTGA